In one window of Tumebacillus algifaecis DNA:
- a CDS encoding SRPBCC family protein — MNNRYECGTRVIERCLVLGATTNEVYMMLSQPTEITRWLSHRAAQDGEVLKLTWEYPHQQVERNCLLVEATPGSSFAFRWESEFQGHDTVVHISLSAELGGTRLLLTETGFGDGPEWDRATALHSARWDEALDTLAHVTGRGKTRSILKETVVPFSAQRVYHAFTDRSQLMTWLAREAFLDPRQGGSYWLRDEFPTDGTGYVQELVPGKCIRLSWRWYLTDLPPTEVTIDLQERRGETCVQLEHRAFGNGPEWDQEYHEHEEGWNNLLGFLWNHLYSDEPSKV; from the coding sequence ATGAACAATCGCTATGAATGCGGAACGCGAGTCATCGAGCGATGTCTGGTGCTGGGAGCGACGACAAATGAAGTGTATATGATGCTCTCCCAGCCGACGGAGATCACGCGCTGGTTGTCCCATCGGGCTGCACAGGACGGCGAAGTGCTGAAACTGACGTGGGAGTATCCGCATCAGCAGGTGGAGCGAAACTGTTTGCTTGTCGAAGCGACCCCAGGCTCCTCGTTTGCGTTCCGTTGGGAGAGCGAGTTCCAAGGGCACGATACGGTGGTGCACATATCGCTTTCGGCAGAGCTGGGCGGTACTCGTCTGCTGCTGACCGAGACGGGATTTGGCGATGGGCCGGAGTGGGACCGTGCGACCGCTTTACATAGCGCACGCTGGGACGAGGCGCTCGACACGTTGGCGCACGTGACGGGACGGGGGAAGACGCGGTCGATCCTCAAGGAGACGGTCGTGCCTTTCTCAGCTCAGCGTGTCTATCATGCGTTCACCGACCGCAGTCAGTTGATGACCTGGCTGGCCCGCGAAGCGTTTCTTGATCCGCGTCAAGGCGGGTCTTATTGGCTACGCGATGAGTTTCCGACCGATGGCACTGGCTATGTGCAGGAACTGGTGCCAGGCAAGTGCATTCGCCTATCGTGGCGCTGGTATCTGACCGATCTTCCCCCGACCGAAGTTACGATCGACTTGCAAGAACGCAGGGGTGAGACCTGCGTGCAGTTGGAGCACCGAGCATTTGGCAATGGGCCGGAGTGGGATCAAGAATATCACGAGCATGAAGAAGGCTGGAACAATTTGCTGGGCTTTTTGTGGAACCATTTGTATAGCGATGAACCTTCAAAAGTGTAG